AATAAGTTGTATGAGCCACACGGACCAGGATTATAATTACTTCATTAAAATGattgcactattcaaatgttttactgtggaaGGTTTCAAGACTGAATCTCAAGGCTGTGCtttaagttttctttcttttgcttacCTCTTGGTGTGTCCCACTACCCACTGGTAGAGCATAAGCAGTAGTTTTCAGAATATTCTGTATAACTGGCTACTGTagcttcatatactgtatgtcaaagaAGCCATGTGCTACCTTCACCGTCTCTAGGTAGTAAAAATTTTCTTGGGGTGGCAAATGGCAAagtaaaactaacaaaaattgGTGAAACTAGAAGAAGCACAGCCAGTCTGTCATCAGGAAGTAACCAGCTGCAAACCTTagaactgtcttttttttctttgtttgcaaGAATTGTTTCTCTGTTTCCCGCTTCTGTGTCTTGCTTCACTTCCTCTCTGCCTTTTGCAACCCTGAGCATAAAAAAGATATTCAGCTTGCAAAGCAAAAGCAAAGGTTAAAAGGTTTCAGTGCAAACTTGCTTTCGCATTATATTTCAGTTTGGCAAAACTAAATTAGATTCTTACATTATTGTATCAACAAACATTTTCTACTgtgaaaattaacatttaatttagtttGTATCGTTCattgtacacaaaaaaaaaatatatatatatataatattattgtaCTATATGTTAAAAAAGATTGGAAAAGATTAGATATTCTGTGTACTCACTATGACAGTTATGATgcagaaaattattttaatcatgCTGAAAAGACTAAAACCCAGAAGTAACCACAGAACAGAAACTTCCACTTGTTTATGAGTGCACTCTTCTTCAAATGTAGTCCTGGTTGGACTTACAGTCACACACTCTGGAAATGAGAAAATGCTTTAGATGTATATTGCAGACACGGGATCTGGTTCCACAGTGACCTTTAATTTTTaactgtatacttttatattttatactatacacatttacatttatggtatTCGGCgaatgcccttatccagagcgactttctatctatctcattatacatttgagcagttcaGGGTTatgggccttgttcaagggcgcTAACAGGACCAACTTTGTTGTGCTGGGgattaaacctgggaccttccattcagtagtccaatgccttaaccactgagtcaCCCCCGGGcccttatataatataatacacaatATTTGTGTGTAAAATTTATCACAGACTATATACAATGGCATGTAAAtaacaggtacagtatacagtatattgcagcGTTTTTACCGCTGGAAGGAACTTGGAGAATGAGTGCGCttgattgctgcccaatgcaatggctgggagaacTTTATTTCACTACACAGTCATTAACACAGCATGGGCAACACATTCACTCGAGAACCCAcacaattcagcctaagcatgaactgCAGCACATTTACCAGGaggtcacacacacttaacacacaaacatggccgaagccaccaaccttACTAAACTTCCCCAACAGGGTAAACACATAGAAACCCCCCACCCTGCAAGGCATGATGGTGCCGCCGCCCCGCCTAcaccacactgcccccacccgagctgtgactgTCCTAGGTCACCATGACTAACTCAGTCTCTGAGGTGTAAAGGCCGTCGGCGCTGGCATTGTAAACACCGGAGTCCTTTTGCGGGGCAGGGAGAAGCGCAAACATTGTCCTGAGGTGGTCCGGCCTCagcagagttcgatgtttcacCGGCGTGTGGCTGGTAGGGAGCAAGACGGTCTCGGAGGGGCACAACCACTTGCGCCcaccccgtcaaccgcacctgGTAGACGACATCGGAGAGTTGGGCAATTACTATACTTATGGGACAAGTACCCCCTCTTCCTTCCGGGTGAATACACTCATACCTGCCctccagtagcaaagtctcgcccccggctgtaaGTGTCATAAACACGGTGCTGCTTAACACCGGCATCCATTGTCTTTCaacgaacaaaaataatccaacccaggcttTGTTGGTAAATCCGGTTGGGGAGGTGGTTCGAATACAAGGTCCACGGGAGTGCGCAGCTCGCGGCTAAacattaaagcagctggtgttagCTGTGaagactcctgcactgctgtgcggtATGCCCAGAGCATGAGAGGTAAATGTTTGTCCCAGTCCTTTTGCCGATCGCTGGTGAGCACTGCGAGTTGTGTGGTGAGAGTCCAATTAAAGCGTTCCACCAGGCCTTCACTTTGAGGATGAAGGGGCAtagtgcgggtctttttcactcCAAAGCGCTCGCACACTGCCGCAAACGAAATTTCGCCCCTAATCACTGTGTAACTGTTCCAGGGCGCAGAATCGGCTAAACACCTCATCCCCCGGCACTCGAGCTGTGGTGGAAGCACTCTGGTCAGGCACAGCAAAAGCCTCCGggcatttttttaagtaatccaTGACTACCAGCACATAACGGTTACCGCGATCGGAAACGTGAAACGGGCAGAGAATACCCACGCCCATAAGCTCCATAGGTTCCCCCACCTGAAACTACTGCAGCAGTGCCCGCGAGcactgggtagggcccttctttgccaaGCAGAGGTCGCATTGGTGAACAAAGAGTTAACTATCAGTATGACatcccggccagtagaagcaaGTTCGCAAACGCCGCAGAGTTTTAGTTACCCTGAAGTGTCCCGAACCTGAATGTCCATAAACCAACCCGAGTACACATGTCCACAAAGCCCTTGGTACTAGTAGCTGAAAGCATTCACCcgcgccgcacggccgttcccagcggcggtagagtaaaccttcATGCAACGTTAGGTAAGTAAACTGGGAGCAAAGCATCGGCATTAGCGTGTAGTTTtcctgctcggtgttaaatgcTGAAACTGTAGTCCTGTAACCGCTtgagccagcgcgctaactgcccctcgggctctttaaaactgagcagccaaACTAGCAAAGCATGagcggtccgcagcaagaaggttTGAAGGTTTCAACGCCTGGGAATGTTTTAAAGCCGTGACGAgcgctaacagctcgcgccgcgtgatgCAGTAATTCCTCTcgggtccagacaacgcgcggctgaaatAAGCGATAACACGCTCTTTGTTCTTGGATACCTGAGACAGTACAGCCCCAGCCccacatcgcttgcgtccgtgtcgaggatgaACGTGCCTGATGCACCTGAGTAATCGAGAACGGGAGATGTGACCAAAGCTCCACGCAACTAAGTGAAAGCATGCGCATGCGCATGCACaatgtcccagcgaaacggccgGTTCTTTTACACTAGCCCGTGCAGCGGGCTTGCGATCGTGGCGAAGTCTTTCACAAAACGGTGGTAGTAAGAGGCTAACCTGAGAAAAGTTTGGGCCAATACTTTACcacagcaattttggctggattgGTAGCAATACCTTTAGCACTAATTACGTGACCCAGAAAAGCGGTCtcgccgcaaattcgcccgccggatagccagaaATACTTTCCTTAAGTTGGCTAGTGCGCCCTCAAACTCTTTTCTGTGCACCAGTAAATCATCCAGGTAAAGTATGCAACGATTACGAGGGATATCCGCAAGTATTTTCTTCATCAACCGTTCAAAAGtggctggagcgttacataggctgAAAGGCAtacgccgaaattgccatagcccttgcctgatcgagaacgcggttttaagTCGGGCTTCCGGAGCGAGCTCGCCACATGTTCCAACGCATCATCTATccgcggcaacggataagagTCCTTACACATTACCTCGTTTAAGCGCCGGTAATCTACACAAAACCGCCACTAAACGTCTATTTTTTTCACTAGCACAACCAGTGAAGACCACTGACCAGACGCCGGCTCAATGAAGCCCGAGTGGGCCATCTCACGTAGCTTTTGTTTAGGACGTAACCCAataggagctgcgttacccgtatcgatcgtgtgctgcaccaggtTGGTATGGGTGCACTCACTCTCATCTACCATGAAAATATCTGCGAATACGTAGAGGAATGATTTCAAAGTGTCGGTCTGTGTTTGGCTCAACCCCGTGCTACTACGCTGCAAAAGCTTGCCCAGTATACTCGCTCGGTCCGCTActggatgtttacatggcgcgaccacagagtgtgtgtgtgcttctaaAATGTATGAAGTTAACACGCAGAGTTACGTCATTTAAGTCTAAAACTGCACCCCATTCTTCtaaaatgtctaaccccaaaATGCAATCCTCCTCGATATTGCCCACAAAGAAGTCATGTGAATGAATCCGCTCACCTATTTTTACTCGAACCACGCGACAAGCCCGTATCTTCATGTAGCTCCCATACACAGTGCGAATGTTGAAGGCTGGATCAGGCAGTCTGCAAACGCGCTCGCTTTGTCCCAGTAATCCACAGAGCAACAGCGAAACAGTGGAACCAGTGTCCACGAGCACCCGTAGTAAGACGTCGTCCAGAACACAGTTCACGTATTCAATGCTTTCATAGTTCAATTCATAGTCAATGCCTTGTACAACATGTACaagttcactcactcactcatcttctatacgctttatcctgtattctggcttgtggggggcctggagccagtcccaggagacatagggcacaacgcgggggtacaccctggacagggtgctaatccatcgcagggcacatacacacacacacatactcattcacacactacagacaatttgggaacatcaattaaccttacctacatgtcttttgGAAAGTGGGAGCAAAtggaagtacccggaggaaaaccaccaagcacagggagaacaggcaaactccatgcacacagaaatggGAATCgggcctggccaggaatcaaagccggaccctggaggtgcagggtgaTAGTGCTAAAGACTACACCAccctatccagagcgacttgcattttatgtctttttttttttttttacatttgagcagtGGAGGagtgcttaagggcccaacagtgacaacttggtggttctagggtttgaacctaggatcttctGATAAattgtccaatgccttaaccactatgCTATCCCTGTTACTTCAGGACATAAGATTTAATAAGAAATTTGAAGCAGATATGTGAGTGATTGCTGGAAACAATTTGTTTTACAGATGTTCagctgcattaaaaatacaaatttagcATTGTTAAATCAGTACATTATTTTAATCACTGACACTCTGGTGTAGTATAGTAGAAAGAACACATTAAAATATGGCAGCAAGCTATgttgcattatgttttttatataattcataaaaaaagtatAGTCAGAGTAAAATTTCAAACCTGAAACTGTGAGTCCAACGTATGACTGCCTATCTTTTTGGCCAACTTCTGCAGCCAAGAAGCAATGGTAGTATCCAGAGTCAGAGGGCTGCACGTTAAGTAACACCAGTGTATCGTGGACTCCCAGAGATGCAGGCGAGGACTTGTTATAAAATGTCACTTCAAcgtttttccttttaatgatAGCAGTGTCATTTCTATACCAAACTATATAACGATAACCTCTACCTGGATCACTGACGCTGCATGGCAGTATAATGTTCTTATTGCAATCTGCTGGAATGATGGGCACATGCTGGCTCAGACCAGTCCAACAATGCAAAACAAGCATCAAAATCCACCCTGCAATAACAAGAAATCATAGaacacataaaaataactaaGGATGATAATTAAAGATGATTAAATCTGTCCTTTATTTTAAAGGTTGTAATTATCATAATTAAGTATAAAGAATATGGAGTCAACCTAATAATTAGGTTGATTAATTCCACCATAATAATGAATATCAGAATGTGGTTACAATGTTTAAGTCATGTAATTAATCATTATGAATAATATCAACCCTAATGCTCAACTGATGCTTATATGACGATATATATCATACATAGGAGCAGTGGAGTCTAATAAAACTAAAAGACAAGCCTTCATGTTCAAATAGTTGTCCCTAATTTGAATAATCACTGCCTTACTATGTCTTGATGGGTAAAATGGCTTAAAATGTGAGCACTTTATGGTCATTTTCCTATGTGGGCAATTTTGATAAGACGATTGTGTTACGTGGCATGGTATGGATagccgcaccacgagatgttttaatgatgataagagccctgacgcagggtTTTAGAAaggctttgtctttggccctgataccttattGGTGCTACCTAATCATCACATGAGATATCAGGATCTTTATATAAACATGTCGCCAGGTGGGTTAGGGCTACAATAACCCTGggtattctaaaataaaaaaaatgcgaTTTTAGTTGGGGGCCTGTGCACCAGTAGAGCTTTATGTTTACAATGTCTTTGTGAATCAAAATGTAAGTCACGTTATTGTAAGTCATTTTTTCCCCACGAAACTGGGTTTTAGGGTTCCCCATCTGCCAAATCCCACTTTAACACCTGTctataatataatgttatatacattacactacagtaaaatgttttcttcATATATCCCAGCTTGCAAGCAGAAATGTAATcactggacaaaaaaaattactaagtAAAATATATGGTTCCTAAGAACTCTGTACTACAGAATTGAAAAATAATAGATCAAATGAGGGCCCAGTGACCACGACCTATTTTAGGTCTGTTTCATGTCAAGCCACACTACAGGATACTTCTCTCTTGCAAAAGTAATGTGACAAGTTTAATCATTGTTGTACAACTGGCACTAAAGAGCAAATCCCTTTTGTTCATTAAACATTTCCATGTCAATTCAGTGCAAGCAAACCAAACAccattattttcatatttcacagagaaaatgtgaaaatgcctAAAATGACTCATTCTCTTCACTGTAGTCaaaataatacttttaataacagaaaatgtgataaaacagcatacagtatatatttacacaTAACTGTACTACTTTGCAGGCAATGACTAAGTgccaaataaagcaaaaaaaaagttttctaatACTCAAAAGCAGCTTGAATTCATACATAAAAACAATAGCAAATGCCACCAGATTAacgttttctttttcatttctcgACTAGCTTTAGTCAACTAGAGGTACTTGTAAACACATCTGAAGTTCAAGCAAAATCATTCCCAGATAGACTGACTCAACTGTCAATCATCATTGAAATAGTTTTTTcagttaaattcagttaaataATTACTAAATAATACATGaacttaatataattaataaacattacttttacattttaggaTTTAATTATTTACCTTTTGTCTGACCAGGTAAGCAGTTACTGAAAATGAGcatcctgagctcttacagaaaaactgaaaaactttcCATTTGAGAAAAACAGAACTGAAAATAACTGTACTTATGTCGTTCGGTTCATGCAGCGGCAGGAGCGTTTTAGCATTTAAGCCCACCAGCCCACATTTGTAAGATGGAAACAGCAGGTTACTCAGGCAATGGCCTGCATTTGCAAGCTCTGGGGAGGTCCTCGATGGCTGATCACTTAGTCCACACTTCAAACCACAATGTAAAGCCAAAAAGTAGTTTTGGGCTGAAATCAATTGCTTATAAATAGCCCACACCAAACATAGCATGATGCTCTTTTTCACCAAAATAACAGTTTATTCTGTTAATGTGACAGCAGtttggtaaaaagaaaaaaaaaaaaaaaaaaaaaggtagaagACAGCTTTGTGCTttgtatagaataaaaaaaaatattttaactttaaaaaatacaagaataaaTGCTTTTGAATTGTTGCATCTTTGGATGGTAAATTTAATTTTGCAATGTTTTATGTAATACACAAGTCTAAtagatgtaattttttattcatacaatCAATaggtaattttaatgttttagttATGCAGaaagatttaattatatattcaaatttatttattcatatttaggtCATGTttagaaaatacaaaaagaaaaaagaaaaaaagagccaAGTCTCCACAAAACTAAACTTATTATCTAATACTTTTGCAATCCTCTGTGATTAGCTCTGGTGTTATATTTGCTTTTTTCTCCTGTCAtgttgtctgtgttttttttttttttttttgttattgttatttttcctttctcttttctttttttccacagtatggttgtttttattttcagaattaGCTTCTTCTTTGTGTTTCACAAACTTCAAACACATTAAATGTCACTGTTTGATTAGGTGGTATGATGATCCAACAGATGTATGTTcagtcttttttatatttaagatttttattttacatattttactttttgttttcttttccaaaatGTCATTCGCTCTTACATACTCTCACATATCGACAATAATTTCATATCTCAGTTTCAGAAGGggaggggagtttttttttttttatatctggaTGTCTGCAACATTTTTCGCATAAGCAGagatgcttttttccccccagtgcATCCCTATAAAACACCTTTGACCTTTCATGCAGGTTTTGCTTTTATTCCGTTAGCTGGCTGTGTTCATTATTGATGTTTCACTATTTCACTCCACAAATCTCTACCTATTCTTTTCCTTTTGCCTTGACTCTTCTaaactacactgtaaaaaataagcTGCCTCAATGTAAAAAGTAAGTAACAAATTGCACagactttttttaagtttactttaCTTTTAGATAAATTTGCTgaccaaaataaattatttcaaattgctgtttagttgacaAATTTGTGTAACCCATTcaaaatcttaagttgactGAACTtgtatttcaaatatttaagtcagaCCAAGTAGTATTGGTTAGAGGCTCAATTAATTATACTAGTCTATGGTTGACTTAGcccaaatatttatatattaaaaaaagtaagattTCTCCCAATGTAGCCTATTGATGTAGTTGGTTCAATTGAATGATTTTCTATAAAACAAATTGTCAATACCACAACAATTTAAACAcgcaaacactcactcactcatcgtctatactgctttatcctgtattcagggttgtggacacgcaaacattacttaaataaactttattcttccaaaactagtcaacaTTAAAACAGTTATCTGCATAACACAGGACAGTATAGGTTCTATTTTTCTTTAAGGTCAATATAATACTGGGATAACACTAAATGCTTATTAGTATCTTACTGActcttttatattacaaaatcataagcatttataaacaaaaaattgcaaagactgtttttttcttttattccaaaatgtgtcaGACACTCACCATGTGAATCTCTTCAAGTTCCAATAAAAATGGTTTGGATGGCTTCATAGGTGTCCTTCCAGTTCTT
This region of Clarias gariepinus isolate MV-2021 ecotype Netherlands chromosome 9, CGAR_prim_01v2, whole genome shotgun sequence genomic DNA includes:
- the LOC128530750 gene encoding uncharacterized protein LOC128530750 → MLIFSNCLPGQTKGWILMLVLHCWTGLSQHVPIIPADCNKNIILPCSVSDPGRGYRYIVWYRNDTAIIKRKNVEVTFYNKSSPASLGVHDTLVLLNVQPSDSGYYHCFLAAEVGQKDRQSYVGLTVSECVTVSPTRTTFEEECTHKQVEVSVLWLLLGFSLFSMIKIIFCIITVIGCKRQRGSEARHRSGKQRNNSCKQRKKRQF